The candidate division WOR-3 bacterium genome includes a window with the following:
- a CDS encoding prepilin-type N-terminal cleavage/methylation domain-containing protein — protein MLTGTTREVFMSKQHGFTLMELLVVLLIIGVLSTVAVRTIDATRDRSLFDQTAKEMKELVYAMVGNPEIVANGRRVDFGFYGDMMRLPNDLTELVENTTGSPYWRGPYIRREFLQDTMGYRLDAWGNPYTYDRTTGTIATLGNGKYPMTMRVAEAISHLTDNWVMGNVSDAENAPPGEKAATIDIRLYLPNGTFYFTRPDPGGFYQFTPQTHGPVPIGVHKIVAKRPGGDSIVRWVTVTPRSKVVLDFRFTGTFRNYLEMIGEPVLFADSAGFTIKVVNSGTSVDTVKSIRLLVAPDSAYMSYLRVYSVTQGGTPQEQQFSPRVGMGDSLYVYPPFSIQPNKTEEVQFSFYGFCKTPNVMDSTKANIYNKLFRLRFNDGSEFAVTPVRQ, from the coding sequence ATGTTGACTGGAACAACCCGTGAGGTGTTTATGAGTAAACAGCACGGTTTTACCCTGATGGAATTGTTGGTAGTTTTGTTAATCATTGGTGTTTTAAGCACCGTTGCGGTTCGGACGATTGATGCGACCCGGGACCGTTCTCTTTTCGACCAGACGGCAAAGGAGATGAAGGAACTGGTTTATGCGATGGTTGGCAATCCGGAAATTGTGGCTAATGGTCGGAGGGTGGATTTTGGGTTTTACGGCGATATGATGCGCCTGCCCAATGATTTGACGGAACTGGTCGAAAACACGACCGGTTCACCCTACTGGCGTGGTCCATATATCCGCCGGGAGTTTTTGCAGGATACGATGGGTTATCGCCTGGATGCCTGGGGCAATCCCTACACCTATGACCGAACAACCGGTACGATTGCGACACTGGGTAATGGCAAGTATCCGATGACAATGCGGGTTGCCGAGGCAATTAGCCATTTAACCGACAACTGGGTGATGGGAAATGTCTCCGATGCCGAGAACGCCCCACCGGGTGAAAAGGCGGCAACAATTGACATCAGATTGTATCTACCCAACGGTACATTTTACTTTACCCGACCGGACCCCGGTGGGTTTTATCAGTTTACGCCTCAAACCCATGGACCGGTGCCGATTGGCGTTCATAAGATAGTTGCCAAGCGGCCGGGAGGGGATTCGATTGTACGCTGGGTTACGGTAACACCGCGCAGCAAAGTGGTGCTGGACTTCCGGTTTACCGGTACATTCCGTAACTACCTGGAGATGATTGGCGAACCGGTGCTTTTTGCCGACAGCGCGGGGTTCACCATTAAGGTTGTCAACAGTGGTACAAGTGTGGACACGGTTAAATCGATAAGGTTGCTCGTTGCCCCGGATAGCGCTTATATGAGTTATCTGAGGGTTTACAGCGTTACCCAGGGTGGTACGCCGCAGGAGCAACAGTTTAGCCCGCGCGTGGGGATGGGAGATAGTCTTTATGTGTATCCTCCGTTTTCAATTCAGCCCAACAAAACGGAGGAGGTTCAGTTTAGCTTTTACGGGTTCTGTAAGACCCCGAATGTTATGGATTCGACAAAGGCAAACATTTACAATAAACTGTTTCGATTGAGGTTTAATGATGGTTCGGAGTTTGCCGTCACGCCGGTGCGTCAGTGA
- the pilO gene encoding type 4a pilus biogenesis protein PilO, translated as MGILERRVVIIGLVVYIVLGVAAWFLLYQPRINARNKAAKEIAELRKELDDTKARIAQLPRLRQKKEQLEQEIAGIWARVVPRSEMLGLFRRISKEAEQARVHFLEIVPPGLDTLLQEEGPTAQVRPVPFLVTVQGRYLDIGRYIQNLNNYQYFVRVPDVDINARDDIRPEIEAKLLVNIYVSSLAGGGNL; from the coding sequence ATGGGGATACTTGAAAGAAGGGTAGTCATCATTGGACTGGTTGTATACATTGTCTTAGGTGTGGCAGCCTGGTTTCTCCTTTACCAACCGAGGATAAACGCCCGGAATAAAGCGGCAAAAGAAATCGCCGAATTGCGTAAGGAACTTGACGACACCAAAGCCCGGATTGCCCAGTTGCCCCGCTTGCGCCAGAAAAAGGAGCAGCTGGAACAGGAGATTGCGGGTATCTGGGCACGCGTTGTTCCCCGTTCCGAGATGTTAGGGTTGTTCCGGCGCATCTCCAAGGAGGCAGAACAGGCGCGGGTGCACTTCTTAGAGATTGTGCCGCCCGGGCTTGATACCCTCCTCCAGGAAGAGGGACCAACTGCCCAGGTTAGACCGGTGCCGTTCCTGGTGACGGTTCAGGGTCGTTACCTTGATATCGGACGATACATTCAGAATCTGAATAATTATCAATACTTTGTCCGGGTGCCGGATGTTGACATCAATGCCCGGGACGATATCAGACCGGAGATTGAGGCAAAATTGCTTGTGAACATATATGTTTCCAGTCTGGCGGGTGGGGGTAACTTGTGA
- a CDS encoding type IV pilus twitching motility protein PilT, which produces MNIDELLRYAAKYGASDLHITAGNPPIIRVNGRLKKIPGPALTAEDAQMLVYSILSDEQREAVQRKRELDLSYTWGEASQHLAPEAVTLDYISPERVRARVNVFLDLGGVGAAFRIIPAKIRTLEELPAPPSVAELTRSHSGLVLVTGPTGCGKSTTLASMIDLIDQERAVRIITIEDPIEYIFQPRNCLISQREIGTHSRSFAAALRACLREDPDVILVGEMRDLETISLALTAAETGHLVLSTLHTNSVAETVDRVIDVFPADQQEYVRQIFANVIRGIISQTLLPRKDGRGRVAAMEVLVATPAVKNLIREAKTHQIPSLVQTGSQYGMQTMDQCLESLVANGLIASEVAYARATDKKLFTPPASPVSPPGPKGQ; this is translated from the coding sequence ATGAATATCGACGAACTCCTTCGGTATGCGGCGAAGTACGGCGCATCTGACCTTCACATTACTGCGGGCAATCCGCCGATAATCAGGGTCAACGGCAGACTCAAAAAAATTCCCGGACCAGCACTGACGGCAGAGGATGCCCAGATGCTGGTCTACTCTATTTTATCGGACGAACAGCGTGAGGCGGTCCAGCGCAAACGGGAACTGGACCTTTCTTATACTTGGGGTGAAGCTTCCCAGCACTTAGCCCCGGAGGCGGTAACCCTTGATTACATCAGTCCGGAGCGGGTCCGGGCGCGGGTGAATGTGTTTCTTGATTTAGGTGGGGTTGGGGCAGCATTTCGCATCATTCCGGCAAAAATCCGCACCCTCGAAGAGCTACCGGCGCCGCCTTCGGTGGCGGAGCTGACCCGGAGCCATTCCGGGCTGGTTCTGGTAACCGGTCCTACGGGCTGTGGTAAGTCGACCACGCTGGCAAGTATGATTGACCTGATTGACCAGGAAAGGGCGGTGCGGATAATTACGATTGAAGACCCGATTGAGTACATCTTTCAGCCGCGGAACTGCCTTATCAGCCAGCGTGAGATTGGTACCCATTCGCGGTCATTTGCCGCGGCGCTGCGTGCCTGTCTGCGGGAAGACCCGGATGTGATTCTCGTCGGCGAGATGCGGGACCTGGAAACGATCAGTCTGGCGCTCACCGCTGCGGAAACGGGCCATTTAGTACTCTCTACGCTTCACACCAACAGTGTTGCTGAAACCGTGGACCGGGTGATTGATGTTTTTCCCGCGGACCAGCAGGAATATGTGCGGCAGATTTTTGCCAATGTGATTCGCGGTATCATCTCCCAGACTTTGTTGCCCCGGAAAGATGGTAGAGGACGGGTAGCCGCGATGGAGGTTCTGGTTGCAACGCCGGCGGTGAAAAACCTTATCCGGGAGGCGAAGACCCACCAGATACCGTCCTTGGTGCAAACCGGCTCACAGTACGGTATGCAGACAATGGACCAGTGTTTAGAGTCGCTGGTGGCGAACGGACTTATTGCTTCGGAAGTTGCCTACGCGAGAGCCACCGACAAAAAACTGTTTACCCCTCCTGCCAGTCCTGTTTCGCCGCCCGGTCCAAAAGGTCAGTGA
- the pilM gene encoding type IV pilus assembly protein PilM, with amino-acid sequence MATKVFGGGGKGTLCIDIGSNSVKFVKVEGGRVVDYGLKEIGEAFDVPSILRELIKDYKPREVYTFVSGPSVSVRQAPFPKMNRRELKEAILLRLDKYSPFTLDEAIFDFKTLGPVREAGAIKDNVMVIAARKDIVSDHISTLRKAGLEPTTISVVPFALQAAVKKFGRVRPDETVCLLDIGAEFTDMIFMKGERLDLARTVTTAGNAITEAMTVAITTEEGQLALDAYDAEELKRKYGIPPEDSQERLPSGIMVKRLLTLQRPALERFVAEINRSIDYYRREFGEQKIDRLLICGGSAAMKGLREYLQTSLGIPTEVFDPFRDFGLYRKGTSPDEEVGYRLVAALGLYYDHSAVDLLPMEMKSGRFIARDVRMMTLGGIVWVGILIVGYILVAGWTGISSGQVSKLRNEIKATEEQNRGYFALEKEIADLEARERALKGVVGEVMPTVPVMGELSTIVPTNIQLSSFTLSNRSNVKITGVVSGEPHLLDVDLAQFLIDLERSNVFKQVQLVSKNRSTLQGETVLEFEIQCVTE; translated from the coding sequence TTGGCAACTAAGGTCTTTGGCGGGGGTGGCAAAGGCACCCTCTGTATTGATATCGGTTCCAATTCGGTAAAGTTTGTTAAGGTAGAAGGTGGCCGAGTTGTTGACTATGGTCTGAAGGAGATTGGAGAGGCGTTTGATGTCCCTTCTATTCTCCGCGAGTTGATTAAGGATTACAAACCGCGTGAGGTGTACACATTCGTCTCCGGTCCTTCGGTCAGTGTGCGGCAGGCGCCATTTCCGAAGATGAATCGCCGGGAGCTGAAAGAGGCGATTCTCTTGCGATTGGATAAGTATTCGCCATTTACCCTCGACGAGGCGATATTTGACTTCAAGACCCTGGGACCGGTGCGTGAAGCCGGGGCGATAAAAGACAATGTTATGGTTATTGCGGCACGTAAGGATATCGTCTCCGACCACATCTCAACATTGCGTAAGGCAGGGCTCGAGCCGACAACGATCAGTGTTGTACCATTTGCTTTGCAGGCAGCGGTTAAGAAGTTCGGACGGGTAAGACCGGACGAAACGGTATGCCTGCTTGACATCGGTGCCGAGTTTACCGATATGATATTTATGAAGGGGGAACGGCTCGACCTGGCGCGCACCGTAACAACGGCGGGCAATGCGATAACCGAAGCGATGACGGTGGCGATTACAACCGAGGAAGGGCAGCTGGCACTGGATGCCTACGATGCTGAGGAGTTGAAACGCAAGTATGGAATTCCGCCTGAAGACAGTCAGGAGCGGCTTCCTTCCGGCATTATGGTGAAGCGGTTGCTGACCTTGCAGCGGCCGGCCCTGGAGAGGTTTGTTGCCGAAATCAACCGGTCGATTGACTATTACCGCCGGGAGTTTGGCGAGCAGAAGATCGACCGGTTGCTCATCTGCGGCGGTTCGGCGGCGATGAAAGGTCTGCGGGAGTACCTCCAGACCAGTCTGGGAATTCCGACTGAGGTGTTTGACCCATTCCGGGACTTTGGTCTTTATCGGAAAGGTACAAGTCCTGATGAGGAGGTCGGGTACAGGTTAGTAGCGGCATTGGGTCTGTATTACGACCATTCTGCGGTTGACCTTTTACCGATGGAGATGAAGTCGGGCCGATTTATCGCGCGCGATGTCCGGATGATGACCCTGGGTGGAATCGTCTGGGTTGGCATTTTAATCGTCGGTTACATTCTGGTCGCGGGGTGGACTGGTATTTCAAGTGGTCAGGTGTCTAAATTACGCAACGAGATTAAGGCGACTGAGGAACAGAACCGGGGCTATTTTGCGCTTGAGAAGGAGATAGCGGACCTCGAGGCGCGAGAGCGGGCATTAAAGGGTGTGGTCGGTGAGGTCATGCCCACGGTTCCGGTTATGGGTGAACTATCGACGATTGTGCCGACCAATATTCAGTTGAGCAGTTTCACATTGAGCAATCGTTCTAATGTGAAAATCACCGGTGTGGTGAGTGGTGAACCGCACCTGCTTGATGTCGACCTCGCCCAGTTTTTAATTGACCTCGAACGAAGCAATGTGTTTAAACAGGTACAGTTGGTTTCTAAGAACCGGAGTACTCTACAGGGGGAAACGGTCTTAGAGTTTGAAATCCAGTGTGTTACGGAGTAA
- a CDS encoding TVP38/TMEM64 family protein, with protein MKETQKKNRLVSTVLIGLLLIGLITVFLFFGRYFARYFRSPEELRLLVKNWGVWAPLGIVILQLIQIVFAPLPGNLMAFVGGYALGFWPTIVWLIVGVLAGSAVAFSIARFSGRHLLKMFVRSDALARFDSLIVRRGVFYIFLLLLVPNPLGDWVYYLAGLTRIPLLFFLLLVFIARLPSNILECWVGARAVGFGFREWAILILIALIFTALYLTNQKRIEKLLQRLAEKGHNKNGSGS; from the coding sequence ATGAAAGAAACGCAAAAGAAAAACCGGCTGGTTTCTACGGTGCTAATTGGACTCTTGCTTATCGGGCTTATCACAGTTTTTTTATTTTTTGGACGCTATTTTGCAAGATACTTTCGCAGTCCCGAGGAGCTGCGGCTGTTAGTAAAAAACTGGGGGGTGTGGGCGCCCTTAGGCATTGTGATTCTACAACTGATTCAGATTGTGTTTGCGCCCCTGCCCGGGAATTTAATGGCGTTTGTCGGCGGGTATGCTTTAGGGTTCTGGCCCACAATTGTCTGGCTGATTGTTGGGGTGCTGGCGGGTTCTGCTGTTGCCTTTTCTATTGCGCGATTTTCCGGTCGACATCTGTTGAAGATGTTTGTCCGCTCGGATGCTCTCGCAAGATTTGACTCCCTGATTGTGCGCCGGGGTGTTTTCTACATATTTTTATTGCTTTTAGTGCCCAATCCGCTTGGCGACTGGGTTTACTATCTGGCGGGTTTGACCAGAATTCCGCTGCTCTTTTTTCTTTTACTGGTTTTTATCGCCCGGCTTCCGAGTAACATCCTTGAGTGCTGGGTTGGTGCCCGTGCGGTTGGGTTCGGATTTCGAGAGTGGGCGATTTTAATACTCATCGCCCTGATATTTACCGCACTCTACCTTACAAACCAGAAACGGATTGAGAAACTTCTCCAGAGGCTGGCGGAAAAAGGTCACAATAAAAACGGGTCGGGAAGTTGA
- a CDS encoding AMIN domain-containing protein, with amino-acid sequence MKNKTTVLVAAFFVCLGILAAQEQVVVKDVAVEKLIEGVRVTVACNQTPNISSYVSQEPPAVIVDVMDATSRITQERITSRFYPVSAVTVKPSDATNGVRITVFLRDMVRHRITNEGGVVTIDLGTTPVTPVPEIKSEDPFSGKPPLTLLVQDAEIASVVRMIARQFDLNVLITQDVKSVVSVRLNEVPLRTGFEALLKAAGCNMVEDKSGVIIVKPLKKTMYGEMETRVFQLDYLEASDAKNAITKALSENGTVEVGFRRVGTKAAGGEERSAILVVTDVPEALDNIAQIIAELDRPMPQIAIEAKFIETTYSGEDRYGIDWRPIASFSTEVPKIGEEVSFPVIVKEMLLGKISFAQFSASFELLMSRGKSRVLANPRTVTLDNQTALVSMGVDVPVREIHKDPNTGEITYTWRTRSIPIKMEVTPHVTSDGMITMRIKPSVEAITGWVGSADDRQPIVAKREAETQVKVAEDEVVVIGGLVKDEETRNVGKIPLLGDIPIIGHLFKKTSVERTKSDLMIFIIPHILTPENG; translated from the coding sequence ATGAAAAATAAAACAACAGTGTTGGTTGCGGCGTTTTTTGTCTGTCTGGGCATACTTGCCGCCCAGGAACAGGTTGTCGTAAAAGATGTTGCGGTAGAAAAGTTAATTGAGGGTGTTCGGGTGACCGTTGCCTGTAACCAGACGCCCAACATCAGTTCCTATGTTTCTCAGGAGCCACCGGCGGTGATTGTGGATGTTATGGATGCAACCTCCAGGATAACGCAAGAACGGATTACATCTCGTTTCTACCCGGTAAGTGCGGTTACGGTTAAACCAAGCGATGCGACGAATGGTGTTCGGATTACCGTATTCTTACGCGATATGGTCAGGCACCGGATTACCAATGAAGGTGGTGTGGTGACGATTGACCTCGGTACGACACCAGTGACACCGGTACCCGAGATTAAAAGTGAAGACCCGTTCAGTGGCAAACCACCACTGACGCTTCTCGTTCAGGATGCCGAAATTGCGAGCGTGGTGCGAATGATTGCCCGGCAGTTTGACCTTAATGTGCTGATTACCCAGGATGTTAAATCGGTGGTGAGCGTACGGCTGAACGAGGTACCATTGCGCACCGGTTTTGAGGCGCTCTTGAAGGCGGCAGGGTGTAATATGGTGGAAGATAAGAGCGGGGTGATTATTGTTAAGCCGCTGAAGAAGACGATGTATGGCGAGATGGAAACAAGGGTATTTCAGCTTGACTATCTGGAAGCCAGTGACGCTAAAAATGCAATTACCAAGGCGCTCTCCGAGAACGGAACGGTTGAGGTTGGATTCCGGCGGGTAGGAACCAAGGCAGCAGGCGGTGAAGAGCGGAGTGCGATACTGGTTGTGACCGATGTGCCCGAGGCTCTTGACAACATCGCGCAGATTATTGCCGAACTGGACCGGCCGATGCCCCAGATTGCGATTGAGGCGAAGTTCATCGAGACAACCTATTCCGGCGAAGACCGTTATGGTATTGACTGGAGGCCCATCGCATCCTTTTCTACCGAGGTGCCCAAAATTGGTGAAGAGGTGTCATTCCCGGTTATCGTTAAAGAGATGCTTTTGGGCAAGATATCTTTTGCCCAGTTTAGCGCCTCGTTTGAATTACTTATGTCCCGCGGCAAATCACGGGTTCTTGCCAACCCGCGCACCGTGACACTGGATAACCAGACCGCGCTGGTTAGTATGGGCGTTGACGTTCCGGTGCGGGAGATTCATAAAGACCCGAATACCGGAGAAATTACCTACACCTGGCGCACACGGTCGATACCCATTAAAATGGAAGTTACGCCCCATGTGACTTCAGATGGTATGATTACGATGCGCATAAAACCCAGCGTTGAGGCGATAACCGGTTGGGTTGGGTCGGCTGATGACCGGCAACCGATTGTTGCGAAACGCGAAGCCGAGACCCAGGTGAAAGTTGCCGAAGATGAAGTGGTGGTGATTGGTGGTCTGGTCAAAGATGAGGAGACAAGAAATGTCGGCAAGATTCCGCTCCTTGGCGACATTCCTATAATCGGGCATCTGTTCAAGAAGACATCGGTGGAAAGAACCAAGAGCGACCTGATGATTTTCATCATCCCGCACATCCTAACGCCCGAAAATGGATAG
- a CDS encoding prepilin-type N-terminal cleavage/methylation domain-containing protein: MKRLDKGVTLVELLVVLMILSLILTAAIKTWDVTLERGRFEQTRQKFDRLSKAITGDPDYVIGGVRADFGFVGDMGCLPRTLADLANQPNWVTPPESSRWRGPYVKAPFAESPEAYRIDGWGDSIVYNQDSLFLRSYGGGGLVTPSRWLTRSLGYTRNDLLANTVDGWVVDQRGEPPPDSVAPRVIVQLEYPRNGVLFRDTTSIRPGTNGAFDFIGVPQGVHTLRAMFWSYYPPPPRCDTVVKVLTVLPRVGARGIEVRMNVDWNNP; this comes from the coding sequence ATGAAGAGGTTAGATAAGGGTGTAACCCTGGTAGAACTTCTGGTTGTCTTGATGATTCTCAGTTTGATTTTAACCGCGGCGATTAAAACCTGGGATGTGACATTAGAAAGAGGTCGTTTTGAGCAGACACGCCAGAAGTTTGACCGGTTGTCAAAGGCAATTACGGGTGACCCGGACTATGTGATCGGTGGTGTTCGAGCCGATTTCGGATTTGTGGGCGATATGGGCTGTCTGCCCAGAACCCTTGCTGACCTTGCCAACCAGCCCAACTGGGTTACTCCTCCAGAAAGCAGCCGGTGGCGCGGTCCTTATGTAAAGGCGCCCTTTGCCGAATCGCCGGAGGCTTATCGAATAGATGGCTGGGGCGATTCGATTGTTTATAATCAGGATAGTTTGTTCTTACGCAGTTATGGTGGTGGGGGGCTTGTTACTCCGAGTCGCTGGCTCACAAGGTCTCTGGGTTACACCCGCAACGACCTTTTAGCCAATACGGTAGATGGTTGGGTGGTTGACCAAAGAGGTGAACCGCCGCCCGACAGTGTTGCACCGAGAGTAATCGTTCAACTGGAGTACCCGCGGAACGGGGTGCTCTTCCGCGATACAACTTCAATTAGACCTGGAACCAACGGTGCTTTTGATTTCATCGGTGTCCCGCAGGGTGTGCATACATTACGAGCGATGTTCTGGAGTTATTATCCTCCGCCACCCCGGTGTGATACGGTTGTTAAAGTGTTAACGGTATTGCCGCGGGTTGGGGCAAGGGGTATTGAGGTAAGGATGAATGTTGACTGGAACAACCCGTGA
- a CDS encoding OmpA family protein: MKKVVLSLLLIVTVFLTGLYADPALGGGRGLFRVQDARVEEDGALVFATRWMFSRANLGENVTLYRGPLYGMEMNYAPFPFCELFGSLVGVVDFRTNPNALFYDWQGQILGAKLSFPYLPVVKVAALGTWVMPKSTYNFKETDGFLDRLASDKNSWRALLSLRFWELHKTLPTLMFNYGQTLTGEKENFAGIGIEMASNAIDLFVEATSEADASAGFSALLGKDYTPRARITPGVRIKMGVLHLNGGIELGLTDAVPDYEGIFGISFVSPFPKPPEKPWGRLVGKVEDARSGMPLEAKVRFIKRRLPTLKTDPENGTFFLEKLPAGVVVVEASKEGYIPEAVPLVIPDKGYATYTFKLKPLVPYGTVAGRVSDAYNGKPLEATVSFVATTVPPVTSNPTTGFFRSDNVPAGLVVVRVEKEGYFPEERAVEVEDGGVTKLNIALSSLEMKGVFKVKVVDKQTGAPLTATISFTQGERPSFTTDATTGEYQMELPVGSYEVKVEVPGYLPQTSSFAINKGETTTRTFELVAKGMVLTLKGVYFEFGKATLRTESYPALMEAAQIMKDNPDILVEIQGHTDNIGSDKANQILSEKRAYSVMNFLVQYGGIDPKRLTAKGYGESRPIASNDTDEGRQLNRRVEFVIRQ; encoded by the coding sequence ATGAAAAAGGTTGTCCTGTCACTACTCCTGATTGTAACAGTTTTCCTCACCGGTTTGTATGCTGACCCCGCGCTCGGTGGTGGTCGTGGTCTTTTCCGTGTGCAGGACGCCCGGGTTGAAGAGGATGGCGCCCTGGTTTTTGCCACCCGCTGGATGTTCAGCCGCGCCAACCTTGGAGAAAATGTCACCCTGTACCGGGGACCGCTCTATGGGATGGAAATGAACTATGCGCCCTTCCCGTTCTGCGAACTGTTCGGTTCTCTGGTCGGTGTTGTTGACTTCCGCACCAACCCCAACGCCCTTTTCTACGACTGGCAGGGCCAGATTCTCGGTGCGAAACTGTCATTCCCGTACCTGCCGGTGGTTAAGGTCGCCGCGCTCGGTACCTGGGTAATGCCCAAGAGCACCTACAACTTTAAGGAAACCGACGGATTCCTTGACCGGCTCGCATCCGATAAAAACTCCTGGCGCGCACTGCTCTCGTTACGCTTCTGGGAGCTGCACAAAACTCTGCCCACGCTGATGTTTAACTATGGCCAGACCCTGACGGGCGAAAAGGAGAACTTTGCCGGCATCGGCATTGAAATGGCGAGCAACGCCATTGACCTGTTTGTTGAGGCAACATCAGAAGCGGACGCCAGCGCCGGATTTTCCGCACTCCTGGGCAAGGATTACACACCGCGTGCCCGAATCACACCTGGTGTCCGGATTAAGATGGGCGTTTTGCACCTGAACGGCGGTATTGAACTGGGTTTAACCGATGCGGTTCCTGATTACGAAGGTATTTTCGGAATCAGTTTTGTCTCGCCATTTCCCAAGCCGCCGGAAAAGCCCTGGGGCAGGCTGGTCGGCAAAGTTGAGGACGCCCGTTCTGGTATGCCACTTGAGGCAAAGGTCCGATTCATCAAACGCCGGCTGCCAACACTTAAAACCGACCCGGAAAATGGCACCTTCTTTTTGGAGAAGCTACCCGCGGGTGTGGTCGTAGTTGAAGCGTCAAAAGAAGGCTACATTCCGGAAGCGGTTCCCCTTGTCATCCCGGATAAGGGCTATGCCACATACACCTTCAAACTGAAGCCGCTTGTGCCTTATGGCACCGTTGCCGGCAGGGTGTCGGACGCTTACAACGGCAAACCGCTTGAGGCAACCGTCTCATTTGTCGCCACCACCGTTCCACCGGTAACATCAAACCCGACAACCGGATTTTTCCGTTCCGACAATGTACCGGCCGGGCTGGTTGTAGTCCGGGTAGAAAAAGAGGGCTACTTCCCGGAGGAACGGGCGGTCGAAGTTGAAGATGGCGGTGTTACCAAACTGAACATTGCCCTCTCCTCACTGGAAATGAAAGGTGTGTTCAAAGTCAAGGTTGTGGACAAACAGACCGGTGCACCATTGACCGCCACCATCTCATTCACGCAGGGTGAACGGCCCTCATTTACGACCGATGCAACAACCGGCGAATATCAGATGGAACTGCCTGTTGGCTCCTATGAGGTAAAGGTGGAAGTTCCGGGCTATCTGCCTCAAACCAGCAGTTTTGCAATAAACAAAGGCGAAACCACCACCCGGACCTTTGAACTGGTCGCCAAGGGTATGGTCCTGACCCTGAAGGGTGTCTACTTTGAGTTTGGCAAGGCGACACTGCGCACCGAATCGTATCCGGCACTGATGGAAGCCGCCCAGATTATGAAGGATAACCCGGACATCCTCGTGGAAATTCAGGGACACACCGACAACATCGGCTCGGATAAGGCAAACCAGATTCTCTCTGAGAAGCGCGCCTACTCAGTGATGAACTTCCTGGTGCAGTACGGTGGTATTGACCCGAAACGACTGACCGCGAAAGGGTATGGTGAATCCCGACCTATCGCCTCCAACGACACCGACGAAGGCAGACAGCTCAACCGCCGTGTTGAGTTTGTCATCCGCCAGTAG
- a CDS encoding prepilin peptidase: MTYLLALILGLVFGSFFNVCIWRIPRGESINYPPSHCPRCGKRIRFYDNIPILSFLILRGRCRDCGQPISIRYPLIELLTGLFFLFTVIRFGFHWAVLRPLILVGFLIVLAGIDIDHKILPFRLSLAGLILGLITAIFPVFQSGIAKAIWGGLIGAMFVLFGWALWRFVLAKPFQSLGVKRREGMGWGDLPFAAMIGVFVGPKGMAVALAIAVVSGVIAGIVSRISGRTKAGAEVPFGPFLALGGLVGLYWGEMLFNLYLRAMGI, from the coding sequence GTGACCTATTTATTAGCGCTGATTCTCGGGCTGGTTTTCGGCAGTTTTTTTAATGTCTGCATCTGGCGCATACCACGCGGTGAATCAATCAATTATCCACCTTCGCACTGTCCGCGTTGTGGTAAACGCATCCGGTTTTACGACAACATACCGATTCTCAGTTTTTTGATTCTCCGGGGGCGCTGCCGGGACTGTGGCCAACCAATTTCGATTCGCTATCCGCTGATTGAACTGTTAACCGGACTTTTTTTCCTTTTTACAGTTATCCGATTTGGATTTCACTGGGCGGTCTTACGTCCCCTTATTCTGGTCGGCTTTCTCATCGTTCTCGCGGGCATTGATATTGACCATAAGATTCTGCCCTTTCGGCTGTCGCTCGCCGGTCTGATTCTGGGGTTAATTACGGCAATTTTCCCGGTATTTCAGTCTGGCATTGCGAAGGCGATCTGGGGTGGGTTAATCGGTGCGATGTTTGTCCTTTTTGGCTGGGCGCTCTGGCGGTTTGTACTGGCAAAGCCGTTTCAGAGTCTTGGGGTAAAAAGGAGAGAAGGAATGGGCTGGGGTGATTTGCCTTTTGCCGCAATGATTGGTGTGTTTGTTGGACCAAAAGGTATGGCAGTGGCACTGGCGATAGCGGTGGTGAGCGGTGTAATCGCCGGCATTGTTAGCCGCATCTCAGGCAGAACAAAGGCTGGTGCAGAAGTGCCGTTTGGGCCATTTTTAGCCCTGGGCGGTTTGGTAGGATTGTACTGGGGTGAGATGCTGTTTAACCTTTACCTGCGGGCGATGGGCATATAA